The Pedosphaera parvula Ellin514 genome segment AAGTGCTACTCAGAGCAGTTTTGTAATCACGAATGTGCAGACAACCAATGGTGGAAATTACTCTGTCAAAGTCAGCAATAACTTCGGCTCTGTTACCAGCTCAAGTGCTTCGCTGACCGTCAATTCGCTGGTCCCAGTTCTATTGAGCGAACCGCTCAGCCAGACAGTCGATCTTGGCACTAATGTTAGTTTTAGTGCCACTGCTGCCGGGGCCGCTCCACTGACCTATCAGTGGCTATTTAATGGCACAAACATCGGAGGTGCTACTCAGAGCAGTTTTGTAATCACGAATGTGCAGACGAACAATGCTGGAAATTATTCCATCGTCGTAACCAATGCCTTTGGCTCAATTACCAGCTCCAACGCACTACTGAATGTCATCATCCCCCCGATTGCAGTACCGGTTTTGTTCAGCAAAATCCAAAGACTTCCCGGCGGAGACACTGGTTTGACTCTGAGTGGCCAGGCTGGCGACAAGTATGAGGTGGATGGTTCGACGAATTTGGCGAACTGGCTGCTGATTACCAATTTCACTATTAGCACCACCCCCTATCAGGTCATTATAAAAGGTTCATCGAACTCCCCCAGCCTCTTTTATAGAGCCAGATTGTTGCCTTAGTTGGAGAGTTTTTTCGGATGGTTGGTGCATTTGACGAACCGATTTAATCAGGCCTCCCCGAAAAATCTGCAAGAGTGTTTCTGCTTTTTCAAAGACGAGCTCAGCCCTCCGCTTGACTATACCGCTTTCGCACATAAACTCTGCCTATGCGGTCAACATACAATTCCGGCTCGTGCAAAAATTTCTAGTCCAAGCCCCATGAGAAAACCTTCTGTTGGCATTATATTTTTGACCGTATTCATCGACCTCATCGGATTCGGGCTCGTCATTCCCCTGCTGCCGATTTACGCAAAGAATTTCAATGCGACCGGTTGGCAGATTGCGCTGGTCATGGCTGCATACTCCTTCATGCAGTTTGTCTTCGCACCTTTTCTGGGTCGTCTCTCGGATCGCATCGGTCGCCGCCCGGTTCTGCTTACCAGCACCGCGGGAGCCGCAGTTTCTTATCTGATTTTTGCCTACGCCTCGATGCAGCAAGGAGGCACAGCACTCATCCTCCTTATAGCCTCACGCGCATTCGCTGGTGTTTGCGGTGCCAACATTACTGTGGCCCAAGCTTATATTGCCGATATCACCCCTCCCGAAAACCGTTCCAAACGAATGGGCTTGATCGGCATGGCGTTCGGGCTCGGATTTATCTTCGGCCCAATCCTGGCCGCTGTCGCGCGAACTTATTTCGGCGATTCCGGTCCCGGTTGGGCGGCGTTTGCTCTGTGCGCCATAAATTTCTTTCTCGCTCTGACCATCCTGCCTGAAAGCTGGAAACCCTCTTCCGAACATGTTGCTCCGCGTCCTCATTTGGCTCAATGGATGCACACCCTGTCGCGGCCAAAGGTCGGCCTTCTGATCGGCATTTTCTTCCTGGCAACCTTCTGTTTCACCTGCTTTGAATCCACGCTCGGCTTACTCATTTTGTCAAAATTTTCCCTTAAGTTCGATTCGGCTAAGGGCATCAGAACAGTGTCTTATCTGTTCATTTACGCAGGCTTGGTTGGGGCGCTGGTTCAGGGCGGTGCCACCGGTCGCCTGGTCAAAGCCTTGGGTGAACCGAAGCTCATCGCCCTGAGCTTGTTTCTAGTTGCCATAAGCCTGGGACCATTGCCCTTCGCACAAAACTGGACTCAGGTCTTGATTCTACTGGCTCTTCTCTCGATTGGTTCCAGTTTGACCCGCCCTCCAGTATTCGGAATGATTTCCAACTTCAGTTCTGCCCAGGAACAAGGGGTCACGATTGGTGTTGCCCAAAGCGCAGGCAGTCTGGCCCGCATTATTGGTCCACTATTCGCCCTGCCACTTTTTACATATCAGCAGTCGTATCCTTACTTGATTTGTGGTGCAATCTCTCTGCTTACCGGAATTCTCGCCTGGCAACGCCTCAGTCGAGATCACGCGCCAGCAGTTGCGGCTGAACCGCAAAAGGCCGGCTCATAAACCTCGACTAGTTCACTCTCAGCTGCTATTCGTTCCGGCATACCTTTATGATCAAAGGATTTTGCCAGACCTTAGCCTTAGCGTTCCTTTCGCTTTGCTCCCTCAACACTCAAGGCTCAGATGTCCGCCTGCCTTTTGACGAGGCTAAACTGGAGTTCTCCGCTCCCCCGCTTGAACAAGCCAGGTGGCTGCTGCGTCCGGTTGCCGAATATGGTGTACTTGGCAAACCGTTGACTTCTCTCCCGAATCCACAGGAGGACCTCATTGGGAAACCCATGACTGTGGA includes the following:
- a CDS encoding MFS transporter translates to MRKPSVGIIFLTVFIDLIGFGLVIPLLPIYAKNFNATGWQIALVMAAYSFMQFVFAPFLGRLSDRIGRRPVLLTSTAGAAVSYLIFAYASMQQGGTALILLIASRAFAGVCGANITVAQAYIADITPPENRSKRMGLIGMAFGLGFIFGPILAAVARTYFGDSGPGWAAFALCAINFFLALTILPESWKPSSEHVAPRPHLAQWMHTLSRPKVGLLIGIFFLATFCFTCFESTLGLLILSKFSLKFDSAKGIRTVSYLFIYAGLVGALVQGGATGRLVKALGEPKLIALSLFLVAISLGPLPFAQNWTQVLILLALLSIGSSLTRPPVFGMISNFSSAQEQGVTIGVAQSAGSLARIIGPLFALPLFTYQQSYPYLICGAISLLTGILAWQRLSRDHAPAVAAEPQKAGS